Proteins from a genomic interval of Papaver somniferum cultivar HN1 chromosome 4, ASM357369v1, whole genome shotgun sequence:
- the LOC113272289 gene encoding uncharacterized protein LOC113272289, translating to MAGEVHNRALFVTSSIKNSEFRRVLIDTGASTNLVTMKTLKEAKVPQSKIVHHPILMTGFEGIQSHTYGYVYVDLKVGPIQSTVKFHVIDKDHDYHMILGRPWLHDNKVFPSTYHQCIKALVNNKIVRIPASVSPYALVYDAKFLESPKSIPQPPCKICSTPLPNWKSVEKADKSSSTDAKSSKLSIKLLKRRQGKGTNHKESNFITDYDA from the coding sequence ATGGCGGGGGAAGTACATAACCGAGCCCTGTTCGTAACTTCTTCCATTAAGAACTCCGAATTCAGGAGAGTTCTCATAGATACAGGTGCTTCCACAAATCTCGTAACCATGAAAACTCTCAAGGAGGCTAAAGTTCCGCAAAGCaagatcgttcatcatcccatattgatgacgggttttgaaggaatCCAGAgccacacatacgggtatgtctatgTCGATCTGAAAGTAGGGCCAATTCAATCCACTGTCAAGTTTCATGTGATTGATAAAGAccatgattatcacatgatactcggaagaccgtggcttcatgacaataaagTTTTTCCTTCGACGTACCATCAATGTATAAAAGCTTTGGTCAACAATAAAATTGTCCGCATCCCAGCCTCAGTGTCTCCTTATGCTCTGGTTTATGATGCTAAGTTCTTAGAATCTCCAAAAAGCATTCCCCAACCTCCGTGCAAGATCTGTAGTACTCCGCTCCCAAATTGGAAATCTGTTGAGAAGGCTGacaaatcatcatcaacagatgCTAAATCCTCCAAACTGTCTATTAAACTACTCAAGCGGCGTCAGGGTAAAGGTACGAATCATAAAGAGTCCAACtttattactgattatgatgcaTAG